In Poecile atricapillus isolate bPoeAtr1 chromosome 22, bPoeAtr1.hap1, whole genome shotgun sequence, a genomic segment contains:
- the LRRC38 gene encoding leucine-rich repeat-containing protein 38 — protein MLPCFPSCLLPFAGFACLLFLPGGHLCPAVCSCMDYHTIDCRDQGLPSVPNPFPLDVRKLLIADNNIQAIPADFFIFYGDLVYLDFRNNSLTSLEEGTFSSSTKLVYLDLSYNNLTQLDAGIFKSAEKLIKLSLGNNNLVDVDEAAFENLDQLQVLELNDNNLQSLNVAALEALPSLRTIRLEGNPWVCDCDFANLFSWIQDNASKLQKGLHEIQCSLPVENRRIFLNELSEVSFSECKFSLSLTDLFIIIFSGVAVSIAAILSSFFLATLVHCFQRCAPSKDDDDDEDDSED, from the exons ATGTTGCCATgctttccttcctgcctcctgccttttgctggctttgcctgcctgcttttcctgcctgggGGTCATCTTTGCCCTGCTGTCTGTAGCTGCATGGACTATCACACCATAGACTGCCGGGATCAAGGACTCCCAAGTGTTCCTAATCCCTTTCCATTGGATGTACGGAAACTTCTCATAGCTGATAACAACATTCAGGCGATACCAGCTGACTTCTTTATATTTTATGGAGATCTAGTCTATTTGGACTTCAGGAATAACTCCCTCACCTCTTTAGAAGAGGGCACTTTTAGCAGTTCTACCAAACTGGTGTATTTAGACTTAAGCTACAATAATTTAACACAGCTCGATGCTGGGATATTCAAATCAGCAGAGAAACTGATAAAATTGAGCCTTGGAAACAATAACCTGGTGGATGTGGACGAGGCTGCTTTTGAGAACCTGGACCAGCTCCAAGTGTTAGAATTGAATGACAATAACTTACAGAGCCTAAACGTGGCAGCCCTGGAAGCGCTGCCCTCCCTGCGGACCATCCGCTTGGAGGGCAACCCTTGGGTCTGTGACTGTGACTTTGCCAATCTTTTCAGCTGGATCCAGGACAATGCATCCAAGCTCCAGAAAG GTCTCCATGAAATCCAGTGCTCCCTGCCCGTGGAGAACAGAAGGATCTTTCTGAACGAGTTATCTGAGGTCAGCTTTAGTGAATGCAAGTTCAGTTTGTCATTGACAGACCTTTTTATCATCATTTTCTCTGGAGTTGCCGTGTCCATTGCTGCAATTCTCTCCAGCTTCTTCCTGGCCACGCTGGTGCACTGCTTCCAAAGGTGTGCTCCCAGCAAGGACGACGATGACGATGAAGACGACAGTGAGGACTGA